One genomic region from Microcella humidisoli encodes:
- a CDS encoding Pr6Pr family membrane protein: MTAPSPLGEKAAAARLSTLRHIAGIISIIAGLIVMAALITQITDQISVGRFKPTQYFAYFTIQTAMINIVVLIAGGIMALRSERDTRLYTAIRASVFSYALVTAVVYNLLLRDIPNDDGYVGPVWPNESLHVWIPIYIALDWLLTPGRVRIAWTTLWLAVSYPLIWVGVTMVRGGITGWYPYPFLEPDGPNGVTGVVIYVVAIAAFIIVLAALAVLINRVHTRGVRGVGHGRRSTGPIPVVRADLR; encoded by the coding sequence GTGACTGCACCCTCCCCCCTCGGCGAAAAAGCCGCCGCAGCCCGTCTCTCAACCCTCCGCCACATCGCGGGAATCATCAGCATCATCGCGGGCCTCATCGTGATGGCCGCACTCATCACGCAGATCACCGACCAGATTTCGGTAGGGCGCTTCAAACCGACGCAGTACTTCGCGTACTTCACGATCCAGACGGCGATGATCAACATCGTCGTGCTCATCGCGGGCGGCATCATGGCGCTGCGCAGCGAGCGCGACACCCGGCTCTATACGGCGATTCGCGCGAGCGTGTTCTCCTACGCGCTCGTCACGGCGGTCGTCTACAACCTGCTGCTGCGCGACATTCCCAATGACGACGGCTACGTCGGGCCGGTGTGGCCGAACGAGTCGCTGCACGTCTGGATTCCGATCTACATCGCCCTCGACTGGCTGCTGACCCCCGGTCGCGTGCGCATCGCGTGGACGACGCTGTGGCTCGCCGTCAGCTACCCGCTCATCTGGGTCGGCGTCACGATGGTGCGCGGCGGCATCACCGGCTGGTACCCGTACCCGTTCCTCGAGCCCGACGGCCCGAACGGCGTGACCGGGGTCGTCATCTACGTCGTCGCGATCGCGGCGTTCATCATCGTGCTCGCGGCCCTCGCCGTGCTCATCAACCGTGTGCACACGCGGGGCGTGCGCGGCGTCGGGCACGGTCGCCGCAGCACGGGCCCGATCCCCGTCGTGCGCGCCGACCTGCGCTGA
- a CDS encoding aminodeoxychorismate lyase produces MTVPHHLLLVVAGRAGEPSRLVDAEAQHPQLSVLDVAATRGDGIFETISIGRGHPQALDAHLQRFARSARMLDLPAPDLALWRDAVLTIADRLADHDEAWVKTALSRGIELPGGGEPIATGWAYGTVSPDFRRERSDGIDVVMLDRGLRSDVSATSPWLLAGAKTLSYAVNRAAVREAQRRGADDVIFVSTDGLLLEGPTSTIVVRRGGELATPPDALGILPGTTQADLFAAADQWGLTTAVVPLTPDDLRAADAVWLVSSVRHAAPVRSVDGVARAVDGELTAAMNGFLRARRF; encoded by the coding sequence ATGACCGTGCCGCACCACCTCCTGCTCGTCGTCGCGGGCCGGGCGGGCGAACCGTCGCGGCTCGTCGACGCTGAGGCGCAGCATCCGCAGCTCTCGGTGCTCGACGTGGCCGCCACGCGCGGTGACGGCATCTTCGAGACCATCAGCATCGGGCGCGGCCACCCGCAAGCGCTCGACGCGCACCTGCAGCGCTTCGCGCGGTCGGCGCGCATGCTCGACCTGCCCGCTCCCGATCTCGCCCTGTGGCGGGATGCGGTGCTCACGATCGCCGACCGTCTCGCCGACCACGACGAGGCCTGGGTGAAGACGGCTCTCTCGCGCGGCATCGAGCTGCCGGGCGGGGGCGAGCCGATTGCGACCGGCTGGGCGTACGGCACCGTTTCGCCCGACTTCCGGCGCGAGCGCTCAGACGGCATCGACGTGGTCATGCTCGACCGCGGCCTGCGCAGCGACGTGAGTGCGACGAGTCCGTGGCTGCTCGCCGGCGCGAAGACGCTGTCGTACGCCGTCAATCGCGCTGCCGTGCGCGAAGCACAGCGCCGCGGCGCCGACGACGTCATCTTCGTGTCGACGGATGGGCTGCTGCTGGAGGGGCCGACCTCGACGATCGTGGTGCGGCGCGGCGGCGAGCTCGCGACGCCGCCCGATGCGCTCGGAATTCTGCCCGGCACGACGCAGGCCGACCTGTTCGCGGCGGCCGACCAGTGGGGGCTCACGACTGCGGTGGTTCCGCTCACGCCCGACGACTTGCGCGCGGCCGACGCGGTCTGGCTGGTGTCGAGCGTGCGGCACGCGGCGCCGGTGCGGTCGGTCGACGGGGTCGCGCGCGCGGTCGATGGTGAGCTCACGGCGGCGATGAACGGCTTCTTGCGCGCGCGGCGCTTCTGA
- a CDS encoding maltokinase N-terminal cap-like domain-containing protein gives MHSTMECLTDWMTRQRWYAGKGRLPQLVEVGRDEWVCDEPEARILVLLVRDTANNPPSLYHVPIVMRSTIPRGAGRTFIGRDEHDDYLFDGAHDAAYTRALLRRLGVHRDNQQARVHGGEQSNTSIIFDAGSEAPVVAKIFRLVHAGENPDVVLQSALTSAGNRSVPRMLGSVTGTWVDPHGSDAHSDEPSTGHLAFAQEFVPGVRDGWPLALEAADAGESFAVDAERLGRVTAEVHAALATCMPSREATLGDIVGFVAGWHQRLAVAMSDVPQLRALRPAIEAVYDAAREAPWPALQRIHGDYHLGQVLRRPSGEWLLVDFEGEPLRPLAERTRVDSPLRDVAGMLRSFDYAVGSLRSASRAAAGAIDTASLDLDALALEAARAEWAREARAAFLDGYIAESETDLRQHRALLDAFELDKAVYEAMYEARNRPSWLPIPLAAVAYLVTPERAAKR, from the coding sequence ATGCACAGCACGATGGAGTGCCTCACCGACTGGATGACCCGCCAGCGGTGGTACGCCGGCAAGGGCCGGCTGCCGCAACTCGTCGAGGTGGGCCGCGACGAGTGGGTGTGCGACGAGCCTGAGGCCCGCATCCTGGTGCTGCTGGTGCGGGACACGGCGAACAATCCGCCCTCGCTGTACCACGTGCCGATCGTGATGCGCTCGACGATTCCGCGCGGCGCGGGGCGCACGTTCATCGGGCGCGACGAGCACGACGACTACTTGTTCGACGGCGCGCATGATGCCGCGTATACGCGCGCGCTGCTGCGGCGTCTCGGCGTGCATCGCGACAACCAGCAGGCGCGCGTTCACGGCGGCGAGCAGTCGAACACGTCGATCATCTTCGACGCGGGGTCAGAGGCTCCGGTCGTGGCGAAGATCTTCCGGCTCGTGCACGCGGGCGAGAACCCCGATGTCGTGCTGCAGTCGGCGCTGACGAGCGCGGGCAACCGCTCGGTGCCGCGCATGCTCGGCTCGGTGACGGGCACCTGGGTCGACCCGCACGGTTCGGACGCGCACAGCGATGAGCCGTCGACGGGTCATTTGGCGTTCGCCCAAGAGTTCGTTCCGGGCGTGCGCGACGGCTGGCCGCTCGCGCTCGAGGCGGCGGATGCGGGTGAGTCGTTCGCCGTGGACGCCGAGCGACTGGGCCGCGTGACGGCGGAAGTGCACGCGGCGCTGGCGACGTGTATGCCGTCGCGCGAGGCGACGCTCGGCGACATCGTGGGGTTCGTGGCGGGCTGGCATCAGCGTCTCGCGGTCGCGATGTCGGATGTTCCGCAGTTGCGCGCCCTGCGCCCCGCGATCGAGGCGGTGTACGACGCGGCACGCGAGGCGCCGTGGCCGGCGCTGCAGCGCATCCACGGCGACTACCACCTCGGGCAGGTGCTGCGGCGGCCGAGCGGTGAGTGGTTGCTCGTCGACTTCGAGGGCGAGCCCTTGCGGCCCCTCGCCGAGCGCACGCGCGTCGACTCGCCGCTGCGCGACGTGGCGGGCATGCTGCGCTCGTTCGACTATGCGGTCGGCTCGCTGCGCAGCGCGAGCCGCGCGGCGGCCGGCGCGATCGACACGGCGTCGCTCGACCTCGACGCCCTTGCGCTCGAGGCGGCGCGCGCCGAGTGGGCGCGCGAGGCGCGCGCGGCCTTCCTCGACGGCTACATCGCCGAGAGCGAGACCGATCTGCGGCAGCACCGCGCCCTGCTCGACGCCTTCGAGCTCGACAAGGCGGTCTACGAGGCGATGTACGAGGCGCGCAACCGCCCCAGCTGGTTGCCGATCCCGCTCGCCGCGGTCGCCTACCTCGTGACCCCCGAGCGCGCCGCCAAGCGCTGA
- a CDS encoding DEAD/DEAH box helicase yields MAQTGQRQRKNSSSRQSTTRRRRPLDEQGIIPILARAVREVESAAERGAKVSPSNRTKFQVAALLVREERARVKDDREVPDSERAEVLKRLDGLAGIMAKTAARDTSLIALLAPEAKVSDAAKALRRDMLLASGAELEPDDLLIVTEPVAVAPEVAKQVVPKSVKQAQLANPFLAPDLSALTPVPPSTSGRLANWELIEPLFRSFEYGAGGQAASMSLPETGSLVTPGGMELMRHQARLIESVRRGHRTFLLADEPGLGKTAQALMAANVANAFPLLVVVPNVVKTNWAREVQRWIPQRSSTVVHGDGDDLDAFSDVVIVNYEILDRHVGWLGRFGFKGMVVDEAHFIKNATSQRSRHVQALAQNIRVLHPKALMMALTGTPLINQIEDFRMIWKFLGWIDDKKPLGRLMGSLEETGLTPADPGFFAAARQCVIDMGIVRRKKVDVAADIPARRIADIPVELDDDVARSIRASEEALIGRLVERYRRVVAAREVKPIGIDRDLVRLVATAELEESKQATGGDNVFTMVRKIGTAKAVLAADYTAQLARNVGKVVFFAKHIDVMDAAEAHFASAGLRSVSIRGDQSPKARQEAIDGFTNDPEVSVIVCSLSAAGVGINLQAASNVVLAELSWTSAEQTQAIDRVHRIGQELPVTAWRILAAQTIDARIADLIDSKAGLAARALDGSDEQVVAEGTVQVQALIAMLTDALEQRAAA; encoded by the coding sequence ATGGCCCAGACCGGCCAGCGTCAGAGGAAGAACTCGTCGTCGCGTCAGTCGACGACGCGCCGCCGCCGTCCGCTCGACGAGCAGGGGATCATCCCGATCCTCGCGCGCGCCGTGCGCGAGGTCGAGAGCGCCGCCGAGCGCGGCGCCAAGGTGAGCCCCTCCAACCGCACGAAGTTCCAGGTGGCGGCGCTGCTCGTTCGCGAGGAGCGTGCGCGCGTCAAGGACGACCGCGAGGTTCCGGACAGCGAGCGTGCCGAGGTGCTCAAGCGGCTCGATGGGCTCGCCGGCATCATGGCGAAGACGGCCGCGCGCGACACGTCGCTCATTGCGCTCCTCGCCCCCGAGGCGAAGGTGAGCGACGCCGCGAAGGCGCTGCGCCGCGACATGCTGCTGGCGTCGGGCGCCGAGCTCGAGCCGGATGACCTGCTCATCGTGACCGAACCGGTCGCCGTGGCGCCCGAGGTGGCGAAGCAGGTCGTGCCGAAGTCGGTCAAGCAGGCCCAGCTCGCCAACCCCTTCCTCGCGCCCGATCTGTCGGCGCTCACGCCCGTTCCGCCGTCGACGTCGGGGCGTCTCGCCAACTGGGAGCTCATCGAGCCCCTGTTCCGCTCGTTCGAGTACGGCGCGGGCGGCCAGGCCGCGTCGATGTCGCTGCCCGAGACGGGCTCGCTCGTCACGCCGGGCGGCATGGAGCTCATGCGTCACCAGGCCCGCTTGATCGAGTCGGTGCGCCGCGGCCACCGCACGTTCCTGCTCGCCGACGAGCCGGGCCTCGGCAAGACGGCGCAGGCGCTCATGGCGGCGAATGTGGCGAACGCGTTCCCGCTGCTCGTGGTCGTGCCGAACGTCGTGAAGACGAACTGGGCGCGCGAGGTGCAGCGCTGGATCCCGCAGCGCTCGTCGACCGTGGTTCACGGCGACGGCGACGACCTCGATGCGTTCAGCGATGTGGTGATCGTCAACTACGAGATCCTCGACCGCCACGTGGGCTGGCTGGGCCGCTTCGGCTTCAAGGGAATGGTCGTCGACGAGGCGCACTTCATCAAGAACGCGACGTCCCAGCGCTCCCGCCACGTGCAGGCGCTCGCGCAGAACATCCGCGTGCTGCACCCGAAGGCGCTCATGATGGCGCTCACGGGCACGCCCCTCATCAACCAGATCGAGGACTTCCGCATGATCTGGAAGTTCCTCGGCTGGATCGACGACAAGAAGCCGCTCGGCCGCCTCATGGGGTCGCTCGAGGAGACGGGGCTCACGCCAGCGGATCCGGGCTTCTTCGCCGCGGCGCGCCAGTGCGTCATCGATATGGGCATCGTGCGCCGCAAGAAGGTGGATGTCGCGGCCGACATTCCGGCCCGCCGCATCGCGGACATCCCGGTCGAGCTCGACGACGATGTGGCGCGGTCGATCCGCGCCTCGGAGGAGGCGCTCATCGGGCGGCTCGTCGAGCGGTACCGCCGCGTCGTGGCCGCCCGCGAGGTCAAGCCGATCGGCATCGATCGCGACCTGGTGCGCCTCGTCGCGACCGCCGAGCTCGAGGAGTCGAAGCAGGCGACGGGCGGTGACAACGTCTTCACGATGGTGCGCAAGATCGGCACCGCGAAGGCCGTGCTCGCCGCCGACTACACGGCGCAGCTGGCCCGCAACGTCGGCAAGGTCGTGTTCTTCGCGAAGCACATCGATGTGATGGATGCCGCGGAGGCGCACTTCGCCTCGGCCGGCCTGCGGTCGGTCAGCATTCGTGGCGATCAGAGCCCGAAGGCGCGCCAGGAGGCGATCGATGGCTTCACGAACGACCCCGAGGTGAGTGTGATCGTCTGCTCCCTGTCGGCGGCGGGCGTGGGCATCAACCTGCAGGCGGCGTCGAACGTGGTGCTCGCCGAGCTGTCGTGGACATCGGCGGAGCAGACCCAGGCGATCGACCGCGTGCACCGCATCGGTCAGGAGCTGCCGGTGACGGCGTGGCGCATCCTCGCGGCCCAGACGATCGACGCGCGCATCGCTGACCTCATCGATTCGAAGGCGGGGCTCGCGGCGCGGGCGCTCGACGGCAGCGACGAGCAGGTTGTGGCGGAGGGCACGGTGCAGGTGCAGGCGCTCATCGCGATGCTCACCGACGCGCTCGAGCAGCGCGCGGCCGCCTAG
- a CDS encoding DUF2207 family protein, translated as MRRLLLPVLGGAVVLALVIATLVLALGGRAAPQPQSGAAPVTAAPLDAAPAAVTGGPLRTGVDDFTFDSFDVEYRLGRDAEGHATLVTTETLVARFPDYDQNRGIRRSLPATYQGHTTQLTVLSVTDGDGQPRRFDVEYGSGIVDIIAAVPEGQFVRGEQTYVITYAQRDVVDFFASSNAEEFYWNLTGTDWAQPFARVSGTVVLDDGLRSALLDQDACYRGYAGSTERCAITRTGHTFTIDELAIGPYQTVTIAIGFAPGTFTLFDTSYLVSPWGWLQLLAVLGAVAAAIAAIVLRVTRYRNAPGRPVIVAEYLPPRGMSLLEAAVLTRHRPRAVASQLVDFAVRGVLTIIETPATWFRWRDSWMLRLESTDGVDGEERNLLQYFFPGLIVGTEHALTAQNTSLSQSIQAQLTRMASGVIARGWRYRIPARHSVLLPGLATVAGIGVFTAGIVMSDEGRGGDLPWMLMAVPIVAVVVIGACLWRSPLTPEGAELVDHLKGLEVYIELAEADRMRVLQSPEGAEREPVDATSRDERLKLVERLLAWAVLTKHEREWAKELGEFYAEGEGPRWFSSSRAFSVAGFTAGVGSVSSTLSSSYSGSSSSGGSSGGGSSGGGGGGGGGGGV; from the coding sequence ATGCGCCGACTGCTGCTGCCCGTGCTCGGGGGCGCGGTCGTGCTCGCGCTCGTCATCGCCACCCTGGTGCTCGCGCTCGGCGGGCGCGCCGCCCCGCAGCCGCAGAGCGGCGCCGCGCCCGTGACGGCTGCGCCGCTCGACGCTGCCCCCGCCGCGGTGACGGGCGGTCCGCTGCGCACGGGCGTCGACGACTTCACGTTCGACTCCTTCGATGTCGAGTACCGGCTCGGCCGCGACGCCGAGGGCCACGCGACGCTCGTGACGACCGAGACGCTCGTCGCACGCTTTCCCGACTACGACCAGAACCGCGGCATCCGCCGATCGCTGCCGGCCACGTATCAGGGCCACACGACGCAACTGACGGTGCTGTCGGTGACCGATGGCGACGGGCAGCCGCGCCGCTTCGACGTGGAGTACGGATCGGGCATCGTCGACATCATCGCCGCGGTGCCCGAGGGGCAGTTCGTGCGCGGCGAGCAGACCTACGTCATCACCTACGCGCAGCGCGACGTCGTCGACTTCTTCGCGAGCTCGAACGCCGAGGAGTTCTACTGGAACCTCACCGGCACCGACTGGGCGCAGCCCTTCGCGCGCGTCTCGGGCACGGTCGTGCTCGATGACGGCCTGCGCTCGGCGCTGCTCGATCAGGACGCCTGCTACCGCGGCTACGCCGGCTCGACCGAGCGCTGCGCCATCACGCGCACGGGCCACACGTTCACGATCGACGAACTCGCGATCGGGCCGTACCAGACCGTCACGATCGCGATCGGCTTCGCGCCGGGCACCTTCACGCTCTTCGACACCTCGTACCTGGTGTCTCCGTGGGGCTGGCTGCAGCTGCTGGCGGTGCTCGGCGCGGTGGCGGCCGCGATCGCCGCGATCGTGCTGCGGGTGACGCGCTATCGCAACGCACCCGGGCGGCCCGTGATCGTCGCCGAGTACCTGCCGCCGCGCGGCATGAGCCTGCTCGAGGCCGCCGTGCTGACGCGGCATCGCCCGCGCGCGGTCGCGAGCCAACTGGTCGACTTCGCCGTGCGCGGCGTGCTGACCATCATCGAGACGCCCGCCACCTGGTTCCGCTGGCGCGATTCGTGGATGCTGCGCCTCGAGTCGACCGACGGCGTCGACGGTGAAGAGCGCAACCTGCTGCAGTACTTCTTCCCGGGGCTCATCGTCGGCACCGAGCATGCGCTGACCGCGCAGAACACGAGCCTGAGCCAGAGCATCCAGGCGCAGCTGACGCGGATGGCGTCGGGGGTCATCGCGCGCGGCTGGCGGTACCGCATCCCGGCCCGCCATTCGGTGCTGCTGCCCGGTCTCGCCACGGTCGCGGGCATCGGCGTCTTCACGGCGGGCATCGTGATGTCGGACGAGGGGCGCGGCGGCGACCTGCCGTGGATGCTCATGGCCGTGCCGATCGTCGCCGTCGTCGTGATCGGCGCGTGCCTGTGGCGCTCGCCGCTCACGCCCGAGGGCGCCGAGCTCGTCGACCACCTGAAGGGCCTCGAGGTGTACATCGAGCTCGCCGAGGCCGACCGCATGCGCGTGCTGCAGTCGCCCGAGGGGGCCGAGCGCGAGCCCGTCGACGCGACGAGCCGCGACGAGCGCCTGAAACTGGTCGAGCGGCTGCTGGCGTGGGCGGTGCTGACGAAGCATGAGCGGGAGTGGGCGAAAGAGTTGGGCGAGTTCTATGCGGAGGGTGAGGGGCCGCGCTGGTTCTCGAGTTCGCGCGCGTTCTCGGTGGCGGGGTTCACGGCGGGTGTCGGCTCGGTGAGCTCGACGCTGTCGTCGAGCTACTCGGGGTCGAGCTCGTCGGGGGGTTCCTCGGGCGGCGGTTCCTCGGGCGGCGGGGGCGGCGGCGGAGGCGGCGGGGGAGTGTAG
- the mmuM gene encoding homocysteine S-methyltransferase, with protein MVFASTPRPVVIDGGLGTHLEARGHDLSSSMWSARLLLEHPDEVAAVHDDFFAAGARVAISASYQASVEGFGRLGLDRAEAERLMRVSVQLAIASRDRVDPSGWVAASVGPYGATLADGSEYRGDYALDEAQLRAWHAPRLAVLADEGADLLAFETIPSRAESRALIDLVRGTGVPAWLSFTVHLGMLRTGEPLEQAFADADAVDEIVAVGINCSHPSEVLGAIAAARRVTAKPVVVYPNSGEEWDAKNRVWVGEPGFPRSLVEQWVEAGAALVGGCCRVGPADIAQLAAHLAHGGRATRRLDRPAP; from the coding sequence ATGGTCTTCGCATCCACCCCCCGCCCGGTCGTGATCGACGGCGGACTCGGCACGCACCTCGAGGCCCGAGGGCACGATCTGTCGAGCAGCATGTGGAGTGCGCGGCTGCTGCTCGAGCATCCCGATGAGGTCGCCGCGGTGCACGACGACTTCTTCGCCGCGGGCGCCCGGGTGGCGATCAGCGCGTCGTACCAGGCCTCGGTCGAGGGCTTCGGTCGCCTCGGCCTCGACCGCGCCGAGGCCGAGCGCCTCATGCGGGTGAGCGTGCAGCTCGCGATCGCCTCGCGCGACCGCGTCGACCCGAGCGGCTGGGTCGCCGCTTCGGTCGGCCCCTACGGCGCGACGCTCGCCGACGGCTCGGAGTACCGCGGCGACTACGCCCTCGACGAGGCGCAACTGCGCGCGTGGCACGCTCCGCGCCTCGCCGTGCTCGCCGACGAGGGCGCCGACCTGCTCGCCTTCGAGACCATTCCGAGCCGGGCCGAGTCGCGCGCGCTCATCGACCTCGTGCGCGGCACGGGCGTGCCCGCGTGGCTGTCGTTCACGGTGCACCTCGGCATGCTGCGCACGGGCGAGCCGCTCGAGCAGGCCTTCGCCGACGCCGATGCCGTCGACGAGATCGTCGCCGTGGGCATCAACTGCTCGCACCCGAGCGAAGTGCTCGGCGCCATCGCAGCCGCCCGCCGCGTGACGGCGAAACCCGTCGTCGTCTACCCCAACAGCGGCGAGGAGTGGGACGCGAAGAACCGCGTGTGGGTGGGCGAGCCCGGCTTCCCCCGGTCGCTCGTCGAGCAGTGGGTCGAGGCGGGCGCTGCGCTCGTCGGGGGATGCTGCCGCGTCGGTCCGGCCGACATCGCGCAGCTCGCCGCGCACCTCGCGCACGGAGGCCGCGCGACCCGCCGCCTCGATCGGCCCGCGCCGTAG
- a CDS encoding M20/M25/M40 family metallo-hydrolase yields the protein MSAASAGESSIENPDERAIERLRALVRIPTVSRPTSGPGPRTDPEPFARFAAELERLYPRVHDQLEREHVGTHGLLYRWAGRGSGAASRPTVLMAHADVVPATDEGWRHPPFAAERTGSGDDETVWGRGTIDDKGALVAVLEAVDRLLAAGFTPEHDVLLSFGGDEEVAGDDARAAAALLAERGVRPALVVDEGGAIVRDAFPGVAEPFALIGLTEKGITTLRLRVEQQGGHASSPPPFAATERLARAILRLNAAPSRARLDPTIRRMIRTLGARARQPLRFVFTRVDAFAPLLVRLLLRRGAETTALLRTTRAVTELRAGHAANALPESAEATVNVRIAPWSSVAEAVDEVRRAIDDDLVHLEVLQPSEPSPVSPAEGEAWDDLVAAIRETHPGLLVSPYVMMQASDSRFFTGISDHVYRFAPFRLSADERACLHAKNERIRVRAFLEGVQTFEALLRRR from the coding sequence GTGAGCGCAGCGTCGGCGGGCGAGTCCAGCATCGAGAACCCCGACGAGCGCGCGATCGAGCGGCTGCGGGCACTCGTGCGCATCCCGACGGTGTCGCGCCCGACGAGCGGGCCGGGCCCGCGCACCGACCCCGAGCCCTTCGCACGCTTCGCCGCCGAGCTCGAGCGCCTCTACCCGCGCGTGCACGATCAGCTCGAGCGCGAGCACGTCGGCACGCACGGGCTGCTGTACCGCTGGGCGGGGCGCGGCTCGGGCGCGGCATCCCGCCCCACGGTGCTCATGGCGCACGCCGACGTCGTGCCCGCGACCGACGAGGGGTGGCGGCACCCGCCCTTCGCCGCCGAGCGCACGGGATCGGGCGACGACGAGACCGTCTGGGGCCGCGGCACGATCGACGACAAGGGTGCCCTCGTGGCCGTGCTCGAGGCGGTCGACCGCCTGCTCGCCGCGGGGTTCACCCCCGAGCACGACGTGCTGCTGTCGTTCGGCGGCGACGAAGAGGTCGCCGGCGACGACGCGCGCGCGGCGGCGGCGCTGCTGGCCGAGCGCGGTGTGCGACCCGCGCTCGTCGTCGACGAGGGCGGCGCGATCGTGCGGGATGCGTTTCCGGGCGTCGCCGAGCCCTTCGCGCTCATCGGCCTCACCGAGAAGGGCATCACGACCCTGCGCCTGCGCGTCGAGCAGCAGGGTGGCCACGCCTCGAGCCCGCCGCCCTTCGCCGCCACGGAGAGGCTCGCGCGCGCCATCCTGCGCCTGAACGCCGCGCCCTCCCGCGCCCGGCTCGACCCCACGATCCGCCGCATGATCCGCACGCTCGGGGCGCGCGCCCGGCAGCCGCTGCGCTTCGTCTTCACGCGCGTCGACGCGTTCGCCCCCCTCCTCGTGCGCCTGCTGCTGCGGCGCGGGGCCGAGACCACGGCGCTGCTGCGCACGACGCGCGCGGTCACCGAGCTGCGCGCGGGCCACGCCGCGAACGCCCTGCCCGAGAGCGCCGAGGCGACCGTCAACGTGCGCATCGCGCCGTGGTCGAGTGTGGCCGAAGCAGTCGACGAGGTGCGCCGCGCGATCGACGACGACCTCGTGCACCTGGAGGTGCTGCAGCCGAGCGAGCCCTCCCCCGTCTCGCCCGCCGAGGGCGAGGCGTGGGACGACCTCGTGGCGGCGATCCGCGAGACGCACCCCGGGCTGCTCGTGAGTCCCTACGTCATGATGCAGGCGAGCGACTCGCGGTTCTTCACGGGCATCAGCGACCACGTCTACCGCTTCGCACCGTTCCGGCTCAGCGCCGACGAGCGTGCGTGCCTGCACGCGAAGAACGAGCGCATCCGGGTGCGCGCCTTCCTCGAGGGCGTGCAGACCTTCGAGGCGCTGCTGCGGCGACGCTGA
- a CDS encoding glycerophosphodiester phosphodiesterase — protein sequence MPMPRLRATARRGAERPYSARRTAASFTASLALVAVLAIDHTAATVYAAQPLGSLGLNDGVPLTIAHRGDPAAAPENTLPAFEAALRSGAEVLELDLRMTADEQVVIFHDELLDRTTNAVGPLADRTLAELRTLDAGSWYGSAWAGTSIPTFDEFLPLLQRSEARALIELKGLWTVDALRPIIAGIYRYGVQDRVVLASFELPTLIELWREAPSLHRAVIVRRLPDDPVDFAASVGASTVVTSLRSFRVDPDAAQMLQRSGLTVIVYTLNRGDLWQQALDLGVDGVVTDAPRRLATVHAVHTAQQG from the coding sequence ATGCCGATGCCGAGACTTCGTGCGACTGCTCGTCGAGGTGCCGAGCGCCCGTACTCCGCGCGCCGCACCGCAGCATCCTTCACCGCGAGCCTCGCTCTCGTCGCCGTGCTCGCGATCGACCACACCGCCGCGACCGTCTATGCCGCGCAACCGCTCGGCTCGCTCGGCCTCAACGACGGCGTACCGCTCACGATCGCCCACCGCGGCGACCCGGCCGCAGCCCCTGAGAACACCCTGCCCGCCTTCGAGGCGGCGCTGCGCAGCGGGGCCGAGGTGCTCGAGCTCGATCTGCGCATGACGGCCGACGAGCAGGTCGTCATCTTCCACGACGAGCTGCTCGACCGCACCACCAACGCCGTGGGCCCGCTCGCCGACCGCACGCTCGCCGAGCTGCGCACCCTCGACGCGGGCAGCTGGTACGGCAGTGCCTGGGCGGGCACGAGCATCCCGACCTTCGACGAGTTCCTGCCCCTGCTGCAGCGCTCGGAGGCCCGCGCGCTCATCGAGCTCAAGGGGCTGTGGACGGTGGATGCGCTGCGCCCGATCATCGCCGGCATCTACCGCTACGGGGTGCAAGACCGGGTGGTGCTCGCGAGCTTCGAGCTGCCGACCCTCATCGAGCTGTGGCGCGAGGCGCCCTCCCTGCATCGCGCCGTCATCGTGCGGCGCCTGCCCGACGACCCGGTCGACTTCGCGGCCTCGGTCGGCGCATCGACGGTCGTCACGAGCCTGCGCTCGTTCCGCGTCGACCCGGACGCCGCCCAGATGCTGCAGCGCTCGGGGCTGACCGTCATCGTCTACACCCTCAATCGCGGAGACCTGTGGCAGCAGGCCCTTGATCTCGGGGTCGACGGTGTGGTGACGGATGCTCCGCGCCGGCTCGCCACCGTGCACGCGGTGCACACCGCGCAACAGGGCTGA